Proteins encoded within one genomic window of Empedobacter falsenii:
- a CDS encoding DegT/DnrJ/EryC1/StrS family aminotransferase — protein MAEKIWLSSPHMGGNELKYIHEAFDANWVAPLGPNVNGFEADLEKFLNADVKVAALSAGTAAIHLALIECGVGYGDEVLCQSMTFSATANPIAYQGATPVFIDSEKDTWNLCPIALEEAIKDRIAKGKTPKAILAVHLYGMPYKVDEVHAVADKYNIPVIEDAAEALGSTFKGKSAGTFGRFGVLSFNGNKIITTSGGGALVSHTQEDKDKAVFLATQARDNAPHYQHSHIGYNYRMSNITAGIGRGQMEVLADRVAARRAMNKFYQELFSDIDGVTVFVEPSSDYFSNHWLSAILIDPKVAGKTREDLRLAFLVDDIESRPLWKPMHMQPVFADAPYYGGTVAEKLFENGLCLPSGSNLRDMERERITAKVKEVFGK, from the coding sequence ATGGCTGAAAAAATATGGTTATCATCTCCACATATGGGTGGAAATGAATTAAAATATATTCACGAAGCATTCGATGCAAACTGGGTAGCGCCTTTAGGACCAAATGTTAATGGTTTTGAAGCAGATTTAGAAAAATTCTTAAATGCAGATGTTAAAGTAGCTGCTTTATCTGCTGGTACAGCGGCAATTCATTTAGCTTTGATTGAATGTGGAGTTGGCTACGGAGATGAGGTTCTTTGCCAATCAATGACATTCTCAGCAACTGCAAATCCAATTGCTTATCAAGGCGCAACACCTGTTTTCATCGATTCTGAAAAAGATACATGGAATCTTTGTCCAATTGCATTAGAAGAGGCTATTAAAGATCGTATTGCAAAAGGAAAAACGCCAAAAGCAATATTAGCGGTTCATTTGTATGGAATGCCTTATAAGGTTGACGAAGTACATGCTGTTGCCGATAAATATAACATTCCAGTGATCGAAGATGCTGCGGAAGCTTTAGGGTCTACTTTCAAAGGTAAATCTGCGGGAACATTTGGACGTTTTGGTGTTTTATCATTCAACGGGAATAAAATTATCACCACTTCGGGTGGAGGAGCTTTGGTTTCCCATACACAAGAAGATAAAGATAAAGCAGTATTTTTAGCGACACAAGCGCGTGATAATGCACCTCATTATCAACATTCGCATATTGGGTACAATTACCGTATGAGTAATATTACAGCAGGTATCGGTCGTGGACAAATGGAAGTTTTAGCGGATAGAGTAGCAGCTCGTCGTGCAATGAATAAATTCTACCAAGAGTTGTTTTCGGATATTGATGGCGTAACTGTTTTTGTAGAACCAAGTTCTGATTATTTCTCTAACCATTGGTTATCTGCGATTTTAATTGATCCAAAAGTAGCTGGGAAAACGCGTGAAGATTTGCGTCTAGCATTCTTGGTAGATGATATCGAATCTCGTCCATTATGGAAACCAATGCACATGCAACCTGTTTTTGCAGATGCACCTTATTATGGAGGAACTGTAGCCGAAAAATTATTCGAAAATGGATTATGTCTTCCTTCTGGTTCTAATTTAAGAGATATGGAACGCGAACGAATTACAGCTAAAGTAAAAGAAGTATTTGGAAAATAA
- a CDS encoding ATP-binding cassette domain-containing protein produces the protein MVQPILEINLEKISYDLDKVILKAIDLKIDSNGLYGVFGRNGQGKSTFLKTLCGLKSYEGTIRLNNEILQPSDVAFLATEPMIYEYLTAEEFYKFYQKVSGRKNSNSTRIFDIDEKVLLKTMSTGTLKKAYVNTILQFDDYKIYIFDEPFNGLDIESNYVLLHKIRELAKENIVFVSSHIIEIVSPYLTKTFYVNEQQITEVENENIMNLFMQSIDHG, from the coding sequence ATGGTTCAACCAATTTTAGAAATTAATCTTGAAAAAATCAGTTATGATTTAGATAAAGTTATTTTGAAAGCGATCGATCTCAAAATAGATTCAAATGGTTTGTATGGCGTTTTTGGGAGAAATGGACAAGGAAAAAGTACTTTTCTAAAAACCTTGTGCGGTTTGAAATCCTATGAAGGAACAATTAGATTAAACAATGAAATTCTACAACCTTCTGATGTTGCATTTTTAGCAACAGAACCGATGATTTATGAATATTTGACAGCAGAAGAATTTTATAAATTTTATCAAAAAGTATCAGGTAGAAAGAATTCAAATTCAACTCGAATCTTTGATATTGACGAAAAAGTTTTACTTAAAACAATGTCGACAGGAACACTGAAAAAGGCATATGTCAATACTATTTTACAATTTGATGATTATAAAATTTATATTTTCGATGAACCTTTTAATGGTTTAGATATCGAAAGTAATTATGTTTTACTCCATAAAATTAGAGAATTAGCAAAGGAAAATATTGTGTTTGTTTCTTCGCATATTATCGAAATTGTTTCGCCTTATTTGACTAAAACTTTTTATGTAAATGAGCAACAAATCACGGAAGTTGAGAATGAAAATATTATGAACTTGTTTATGCAATCAATCGATCATGGATAA
- a CDS encoding phenylalanine--tRNA ligase subunit alpha, whose protein sequence is MIDQIKQYIEEVKNFHSTNAAEIEEFRIKFLGKKGILTDLFTQFKSVPNEQKKEFGQVVNELKTLATEKSTVLKNEISNEGKTDSSLDLTRPGEPFTLGSRHPINITKNRIIEIFNRIGFSVSEGPEIEDDWHNFTALNLPAHHPARDMQDTFFIETDPDIVLRTHTSSTQIRHMEKNQPPMRFLAPGRVYRNEAISSRSHMMFHQIEGLYIDEGVSFADLKQTLSYFTTELFGKSEIRLRPSYFPFTEPSAEVDVYWGLETETDYRMTKGTGWLEIMGCGMVDPNVLRNVDIDPEKYSGYAFGMGIERIALLLYQIGDIRLYTENDKRFLEQFQSELF, encoded by the coding sequence ATGATTGACCAAATCAAACAATATATTGAAGAAGTAAAAAACTTCCATTCAACAAATGCTGCTGAAATTGAAGAATTCAGAATTAAATTTTTAGGAAAAAAAGGAATTTTAACAGACTTGTTTACACAGTTCAAATCTGTTCCGAATGAACAAAAAAAGGAATTTGGTCAAGTTGTAAATGAATTAAAAACATTGGCAACTGAAAAATCAACTGTTCTTAAAAATGAAATCTCAAACGAAGGAAAAACTGATTCTTCTTTAGATTTGACGCGTCCTGGAGAGCCTTTTACATTGGGTTCTCGTCATCCAATTAACATTACAAAAAATCGTATTATCGAGATTTTTAATCGCATTGGATTCAGCGTTTCTGAAGGGCCAGAAATCGAAGATGATTGGCACAATTTTACAGCGTTAAATTTGCCTGCACATCACCCTGCGAGAGACATGCAAGATACATTTTTCATCGAAACTGATCCAGATATTGTGTTGCGTACGCATACATCGTCTACGCAGATTCGTCATATGGAGAAAAATCAACCACCAATGCGTTTCTTAGCACCTGGTCGTGTTTACCGTAACGAAGCGATTTCGTCTCGTTCGCATATGATGTTCCACCAAATCGAAGGTTTATACATCGACGAAGGTGTTTCGTTTGCAGATTTGAAACAAACTTTAAGTTATTTTACAACTGAGTTATTTGGTAAATCTGAAATTCGTTTACGTCCGTCATATTTCCCATTTACAGAGCCTTCTGCGGAGGTTGACGTGTATTGGGGATTAGAAACAGAAACTGATTATCGTATGACAAAAGGTACAGGTTGGTTAGAAATTATGGGATGTGGAATGGTAGATCCTAACGTTTTGCGCAATGTAGATATCGATCCTGAAAAATATTCGGGTTATGCATTCGGTATGGGAATTGAGCGTATTGCGTTGTTGTTGTATCAAATTGGGGATATCCGTTTGTACACAGAAAATGATAAACGTTTCTTAGAGCAATTCCAATCAGAATTATTTTAA
- a CDS encoding NAD(P)H-hydrate dehydratase — protein MKILNSKQIKEWDQLTIKHQNISSWDLMERAVLKLTENIVNDIPSKELPIIIFCGKGNNGGDGLGVARELKKLGYKTLIYILKSENYSEDNLKNQQLLSSNDLHFFNLNEELQLSENSVIIDAIFGIGINQPLQDDWNSIFNQIEKSNPTQIISIDLPSGFIADSPMQKYFPCCKSNKTYTFQVPKLGLLFPENQIYTDEFILLDIGLEQNVSNEFETDYYFIQKNDVQKFLKKPSKFSHKGTFGHTLIIGGSLGKIGSIVLSAKAALKTGSGLVTTYTPQCGLNILQTNLIESMSLVDDSEKQIEHFPEIKIYQGVAVGMGMGQDPTTEANFINWINNKKQPLVIDADALNCLAKQKDCFTFIPQDSVLTPHPKELQRLIGEWENDFEKLEKVKKLAVFHQLIFIIKGFYTAVITSDGKTYFNSTGNWGMATAGSGDTLSGIIASLIGQGYNSSEASILGVYLHGLAGDLAVKKIHQHSLIASNISDFISEAYFYLDSNF, from the coding sequence ATGAAAATACTCAATTCAAAACAGATAAAAGAATGGGATCAATTAACGATTAAACATCAAAATATATCCTCTTGGGATTTGATGGAGCGAGCTGTATTGAAATTGACTGAAAATATAGTGAATGATATTCCATCTAAAGAATTACCAATAATTATTTTTTGCGGAAAAGGAAATAATGGAGGAGATGGATTAGGAGTTGCAAGAGAATTGAAAAAATTAGGCTATAAAACATTGATTTATATATTGAAATCAGAGAATTATAGCGAAGATAATTTAAAGAATCAACAACTTTTGAGTTCTAATGATTTACATTTTTTTAATTTGAATGAAGAGTTACAACTTTCTGAAAATTCAGTTATTATCGATGCTATTTTCGGGATTGGAATTAATCAACCTTTGCAGGATGATTGGAATTCAATTTTCAATCAAATAGAAAAGTCAAATCCGACGCAAATTATCTCGATAGATTTGCCTTCTGGTTTTATTGCTGATTCTCCTATGCAAAAATATTTTCCGTGTTGTAAATCAAATAAAACATATACTTTTCAGGTTCCTAAATTAGGTTTATTATTTCCTGAAAATCAGATTTACACCGATGAATTTATTTTATTAGATATTGGATTAGAACAAAATGTGAGTAATGAATTTGAGACAGATTATTATTTTATACAGAAAAATGATGTTCAGAAATTTCTAAAGAAACCAAGTAAATTTTCGCACAAAGGTACATTTGGTCATACGTTGATAATTGGTGGAAGTTTAGGAAAAATAGGTTCAATTGTTTTAAGTGCAAAAGCAGCCTTGAAGACGGGTAGTGGTTTGGTAACGACTTATACCCCTCAATGTGGATTAAATATTTTGCAAACAAATTTGATAGAATCAATGAGTTTGGTTGATGATTCAGAAAAACAAATTGAACATTTTCCTGAGATAAAAATTTATCAAGGAGTTGCTGTTGGAATGGGAATGGGACAAGACCCAACTACAGAAGCAAATTTTATCAATTGGATTAATAATAAAAAACAGCCTTTGGTGATTGATGCTGATGCATTAAATTGTTTAGCTAAACAGAAAGATTGTTTTACGTTTATTCCACAAGATTCAGTTTTAACGCCGCATCCAAAAGAATTACAACGTTTAATTGGAGAATGGGAAAATGATTTTGAGAAATTAGAAAAAGTTAAAAAACTTGCTGTTTTTCATCAATTGATATTTATTATAAAAGGTTTTTATACTGCAGTTATTACATCCGATGGTAAAACTTATTTCAATTCGACAGGTAATTGGGGAATGGCAACTGCTGGATCTGGAGATACGTTGAGTGGAATTATTGCGTCGTTAATTGGACAAGGTTATAATTCATCAGAAGCTTCAATTTTAGGTGTTTATTTACATGGATTGGCTGGAGATTTGGCTGTAAAGAAAATTCATCAACATAGTTTAATTGCGTCAAATATTAGTGATTTTATTAGTGAAGCTTATTTTTATTTGGATTCGAATTTTTGA
- a CDS encoding MepB family protein — protein sequence MTEIIRKFEDFVLKSMNLSISTLEKDAECDEYIGYNFNVKEFSIKFRKAKITPKKVGQFVTLWKRNTAKQTEPFDENDVFDYYIIAAEDDSKLGFYIFPKSILIEKHILTSAKKEGKRGFRVYPNWVKPENKQAEKTQNWQQDYFVEVNNQQIDKTKLEKIFNKKRNSN from the coding sequence ATGACTGAAATTATTCGAAAATTCGAAGATTTTGTTCTAAAATCAATGAATTTATCCATTTCAACTCTTGAAAAAGATGCAGAATGTGACGAATATATAGGTTATAATTTCAATGTTAAAGAATTTTCTATAAAATTTAGAAAAGCGAAAATTACGCCTAAAAAAGTTGGTCAATTTGTAACGTTATGGAAACGAAATACAGCTAAACAAACCGAACCTTTCGACGAAAATGATGTATTTGATTATTACATTATTGCGGCAGAAGATGATTCTAAACTAGGTTTTTATATTTTTCCGAAATCAATTTTAATTGAAAAACATATTTTAACTTCTGCTAAAAAAGAAGGAAAACGAGGTTTTAGAGTTTATCCGAATTGGGTAAAACCTGAAAATAAACAAGCGGAAAAAACTCAAAATTGGCAACAAGATTATTTTGTAGAAGTCAACAATCAACAGATTGACAAAACCAAGTTAGAAAAGATATTCAACAAAAAACGGAATTCAAATTGA
- a CDS encoding ABC transporter substrate-binding protein: MIKKLILSSFILLAISSCKQSKEAVKTEQENTIFQFAKNISIEENNETITIKSSGNTISFDKKDLPIKTVMVETSSAVTFLDQLGSLDLIKGVCDADFIYNPKIAEGIANKSILKVGNSNELFTEIILKNKPQLIIANSNPVLAKFHQQLEQNGIKVLYLDEYKEQNPLGQVEYLKVFGKLFGKDTEAEKRVETVKNNYDSIKNIIQTKAQGNVSTIVNTMYGDIWYVPTNDLLQAKLIDDAKGNYIFKNKTGENSLSLTFEEVYTAGKSANYWINVTNVNSLAEMKASYPNYAWFDAFKKGNVYAYNKRLNAKGSNDYFEQGILRPDIILNDLGKIFYPNLFPTYDLYFYQQLK; encoded by the coding sequence ATGATTAAAAAATTAATTCTAAGTTCATTCATTCTTCTTGCCATTAGTAGTTGTAAACAGTCGAAAGAAGCTGTTAAAACCGAACAAGAAAATACAATTTTTCAGTTTGCAAAAAATATTTCTATCGAAGAAAACAACGAAACAATCACCATAAAATCATCTGGAAATACGATTTCATTTGATAAAAAAGACTTGCCTATCAAAACTGTTATGGTAGAAACTTCATCTGCTGTTACGTTTTTAGATCAATTAGGAAGTCTTGACTTAATCAAAGGAGTTTGCGATGCAGATTTTATTTACAATCCTAAAATTGCCGAAGGAATTGCAAATAAATCAATCTTAAAAGTTGGAAATTCAAACGAATTATTCACAGAAATTATCTTAAAAAATAAACCACAATTGATTATTGCAAATTCAAATCCTGTTTTGGCAAAATTTCATCAACAATTGGAACAAAATGGGATAAAAGTGTTGTATTTGGATGAATACAAAGAGCAAAACCCGTTGGGACAAGTTGAATATTTGAAGGTTTTCGGAAAATTATTCGGAAAAGATACAGAAGCTGAAAAACGCGTAGAAACGGTTAAAAATAATTACGATTCAATCAAAAATATCATTCAAACCAAAGCACAAGGTAATGTTTCTACAATTGTTAATACAATGTATGGCGACATTTGGTACGTTCCGACAAATGATTTGTTGCAAGCAAAATTGATTGACGATGCAAAAGGAAATTATATTTTCAAGAATAAAACAGGTGAAAATAGTTTGAGCTTAACATTTGAAGAAGTTTATACAGCTGGAAAATCTGCAAATTATTGGATCAATGTAACAAACGTGAATTCGTTGGCAGAAATGAAAGCTTCTTATCCAAATTATGCGTGGTTTGATGCGTTTAAGAAAGGAAATGTGTACGCTTACAACAAACGATTGAATGCAAAAGGTTCGAATGATTATTTTGAACAAGGAATTCTTCGCCCAGATATTATTTTGAATGATTTAGGAAAAATTTTCTATCCAAATTTATTTCCAACTTATGATTTATACTTTTATCAACAATTGAAATAA
- the der gene encoding ribosome biogenesis GTPase Der has translation MSNIVAIVGRPNVGKSTFFNRMIQKRQAIVDDTSGVTRDRHYGKSDWNGKEFTVIDTGGYVVGSDDTFEEEIRKQVELAIDEANVILFMVDNQVGLTDMDKEVGNLLRRTKKPTFLVVNKVDTNKNLDDSYEFYNLGFEKMYTIAAMSGSGTGELLDDVVDCFTEEEHIDPFEGLPKITIVGRPNAGKSTLINALLGEERNIVTDIAGTTRDSIETLYNKFGHEFVLVDTAGMRKKGKVSEDLEFYSVMRSVRAIEECDVCVLVIDAERGIEAQDLNILYLAERNRKGVVILINKWDLLEKETNTMKEYKDAILKRIAPFTDVPVLFISALTKQRVLKAVDTFIEVYENRSRRIKTSKLNETLLPIIEITPPPAVKGKYIKIKYVTQLPTKTPQFAFFCNLPQYIRDPYKRFIENQLRKEFNFEGVPVEVYFRKK, from the coding sequence ATGTCAAATATAGTTGCAATTGTAGGAAGACCAAACGTTGGTAAATCTACGTTCTTCAACAGAATGATCCAAAAAAGACAAGCTATCGTTGATGACACTTCTGGTGTTACACGTGATCGTCATTATGGAAAATCTGATTGGAATGGAAAAGAGTTTACCGTAATCGATACCGGAGGGTATGTCGTTGGTTCAGATGATACCTTTGAAGAAGAGATCCGCAAGCAAGTTGAATTAGCTATTGATGAAGCAAATGTAATTTTGTTCATGGTAGACAATCAAGTTGGTTTAACGGATATGGATAAGGAAGTTGGCAACCTTTTAAGACGCACTAAGAAGCCTACATTCTTAGTTGTGAATAAGGTCGATACCAACAAAAATTTAGACGATTCTTATGAGTTTTATAACTTAGGATTCGAAAAAATGTACACAATCGCTGCAATGAGCGGAAGTGGAACAGGTGAATTATTGGATGATGTGGTAGATTGTTTTACAGAAGAAGAACACATTGATCCATTCGAAGGTTTACCTAAAATTACAATCGTAGGTCGTCCAAATGCTGGAAAATCTACATTAATCAATGCATTATTAGGTGAAGAACGTAATATTGTAACGGATATCGCAGGAACAACACGTGATTCTATCGAAACGTTGTACAATAAATTTGGACACGAATTTGTTTTGGTAGACACTGCTGGAATGCGTAAAAAAGGAAAAGTTAGCGAAGATTTAGAATTTTATTCTGTGATGCGTTCGGTTCGTGCAATCGAAGAATGTGACGTTTGCGTCTTGGTAATTGATGCAGAACGTGGAATTGAAGCACAGGATTTGAACATTCTTTATTTAGCAGAACGTAACCGAAAAGGTGTTGTCATCTTAATCAACAAATGGGATTTATTGGAGAAAGAAACCAATACAATGAAAGAATACAAAGATGCTATTCTAAAACGTATTGCGCCTTTTACAGACGTTCCTGTGTTGTTTATCTCGGCTCTTACAAAACAACGTGTCTTGAAAGCTGTTGATACATTTATAGAAGTTTACGAGAATCGTAGTCGTCGTATCAAAACAAGTAAGTTAAACGAAACCTTGTTACCGATTATCGAGATTACACCTCCACCTGCAGTAAAAGGAAAATACATCAAAATCAAATATGTAACGCAGTTACCTACAAAAACGCCTCAATTCGCGTTTTTCTGTAACTTGCCGCAATATATTAGAGATCCTTACAAACGATTTATCGAAAATCAATTGAGAAAGGAATTCAATTTTGAAGGAGTTCCAGTTGAAGTTTACTTCAGAAAGAAATAA
- a CDS encoding adenylyltransferase/cytidyltransferase family protein produces MKIGITFSAFDLLHAGHIKMLEDAKQHCDYLIVGLQTDPTLDRPEKNKPTQTVVERYIQLKGCKFVDEIVPYATEEDLEDVLRSFKIDVRILGIEYQDKNFTGRKYCEEKGIELYYNSRDHRFSSSGLRKVVAEKELLKVVK; encoded by the coding sequence ATGAAAATCGGAATTACATTTAGTGCTTTTGATTTGCTCCATGCTGGACATATCAAAATGCTAGAAGACGCAAAACAACATTGTGATTATTTGATTGTAGGTTTACAAACAGATCCAACATTAGATCGACCAGAAAAAAACAAACCAACACAAACTGTTGTAGAACGCTACATTCAGTTAAAAGGTTGCAAATTTGTTGACGAAATTGTGCCTTATGCAACTGAAGAAGATTTGGAAGATGTTTTGAGATCTTTCAAAATTGATGTGCGTATTTTAGGTATTGAATATCAAGATAAAAACTTCACAGGACGTAAATATTGTGAAGAAAAAGGAATCGAATTGTATTACAATTCAAGAGACCACCGTTTCTCAAGTTCTGGCCTTAGAAAAGTGGTTGCTGAAAAAGAACTTCTTAAAGTTGTAAAATAA
- a CDS encoding phosphomannose isomerase type II C-terminal cupin domain, whose amino-acid sequence MEIGNRPWGSYYVLEDTDIYKLKRIEVNVGGRLSYQYHNHRAEVWTIVQGTAMVTLDDKEYEYKAGEVVIIPLKAKHRIQNIGNETLIFIEVQHGTYFGEEDIIRIEDDYNRSSED is encoded by the coding sequence ATGGAAATAGGAAATAGACCCTGGGGTTCTTACTACGTATTAGAGGACACCGATATATATAAATTGAAGAGAATAGAAGTGAATGTTGGCGGGCGTTTGTCTTATCAATATCACAATCATCGTGCAGAAGTATGGACAATTGTTCAAGGAACTGCAATGGTAACACTTGATGATAAAGAATATGAATACAAAGCTGGTGAAGTCGTTATTATTCCATTAAAAGCAAAACATCGTATTCAGAACATAGGTAATGAGACATTAATTTTTATCGAAGTTCAACATGGTACGTATTTTGGCGAGGAAGACATCATTCGCATCGAAGATGATTACAACCGATCATCTGAAGATTAA